From a single Triplophysa rosa linkage group LG17, Trosa_1v2, whole genome shotgun sequence genomic region:
- the ajap1 gene encoding adherens junction-associated protein 1, with product MWLKRCVTRSSVVAWRPGGMLGCRMWILFILVHLTMDLSLCAPAGQGLALKLLPRSVPRRQPHPPSIRDTLIGQRLRTLGVLLRGAPPLLPLLGSHRELGGTKLWGRKDRRSVHTGQLCAECKLAERKLAASAEGSKFDLNLHLSRSRRQLKGGYDSFEGRTTTVAGFIVWGPTGPDDGLEEEARGTLTPTVTSLPPTTTTVVTSTTSPQRTYAVVTTVHPKRHSTTQPSTNSRVTAKPPKPFGDTPGLAVHQIITITVSLIMIVAALITTLVLKNCCAQSGNGRHSSHQRKINQQEESCQNLTDFTPARVPSKVDIFTAYNDSLQCSHECVRAGIPVYTDEMIQHTPIYKTSYNGNRPSPTERQLIPVAFVSEKWFEISC from the exons TTCAGTGGTTGCTTGGAGACCAGGGGGAATGCTGGGATGTAGAATGTGGATCCTCTTCATCCTTGTGCATCTCACAATGGATCTGTCTCTGTGTGCACCAGCAGGACAGGGACTCGCCCTCAAACTACTGCCTAGATCAGTGCCTCGCCGGCAGCCACACCCACCATCCATTCGGGACACGCTTATTGGCCAGCGATTGAGGACTCTGGGTGTCTTACTTCGTGGAGCACCCCCTCTCCTGCCATTGTTAGGGAGCCACAGGGAGCTGGGGGGCACCAAACTGTGGGGCCGAAAGGACCGCAGGTCTGTCCATACAGGACAACTTTGTGCGGAGTGTAAATTGGCTGAAAGGAAGTTGGCTGCATCAGCGGAGGGGAGTAAATTTGATTTAAACCTTCATTTATCTCGTTCACGGAGGCAGTTGAAAGGGGGCTATGACTCTTTTGAGGGGAGGACCACCACAGTGGCAGGATTTATTGTATGGGGTCCTACGGGGCCCGATGATGGACTTGAGGAGGAGGCGAGAGGGACCCTAACCCCCACAGTCACCTCTTTACCCCCCACCACTACAACAGTAGTGACTAGCACCACCAGTCCCCAAAGGACGTATGCGGTTGTTACAACCGTGCACCCTAAGAGGCACAGCACCACACAGCCAAGCACTAACTCTAGAGTGACTGCCAAACCACCGAAACCTTTTGGGGACACACCAG GTCTGGCTGTTCACCAGATCATCACCATCACTGTGTCCCTCATCATGATCGTCGCAGCCTTGATCACTACGCTAGTCCTTAAAAACTG TTGTGCGCAGTCCGGGAATGGCCGACACAGCAGCCATCAAAGAAAGATCAACCAGCAAGAGGAGAGCTGTCAGAATCTGACCGACTTCACACCCGCACGCGTGCCCAGTAAGGTGGACATCTTCACCGCCTACAATGACAGTTTACAGTGCTCGCACGAGTGCGTGCGGGCTGGCATACCTGTGTATACAGATGAGATGATCCAGCACACGCCCATATACAAGACCTCCTACAATGGAAACAG ACCGTCGCCCACCGAAAGGCAGCTAATCCCTGTGGCCTTTGTGTCTGAGAAATGGTTCGAGATCTCCTGTTGA